agaaccaaagtaggcttcacgcacagaatctgtgtgTGAAAGGGTcaaagtgtacatttacactttggtcctttgAAACCATTACCAAAATCCCACTGCAACCTCCCATTCTCAGCATactcttctctttcatttcctccattttcaccatttcaacacacttttgtactcccaaaaacatgtctCAAAGTTTTGAAACTCCAAATTTTGCTATACAACCCGATATTTGTGAATGCGGTTATTACTGTaaactaaaaacatcaaagacCCAAGATAATCCGACCCAAGATAATCCGGGTCGCCGTTTTTGGCAttgtaaagtgcccgaagtaagtgtttttacattttttagtgtttttttttcttcacattatccacatattttactttaaaaaattaattttcttgtaatgtttataggatatgggcTGTTGCAAACACTTTCGGTGGGAAGATAACATTCACGTGGATAAAACGGTGGCGGCGAAGtttaaaaaatcactttttgatAGAGATACCGCGACTTCACGTATCTCTAGAGATACCGCTAAGTTGGACTCCCAATTTAAGCTTgtggaagctgaagaaaaaattgaacttttggaGGTCTTGCTCACCGGTTccgaaaaaattgaattttgatgaAGTCTAAACTTAGAGACGCTCAACACgagaaaatagctttgaaagaaaaacttaaattgtggaagattatttgtgttgtcttgttgttgttcattatttatatgtattttgtttattaaatttaatatttgtatgGATTATGTTTTTTACTAGTTGTATCTTTTCCCCTATAATGTAACCCGCaccctttatgtactaatttatttgtgtttctttgttaaattgtcaattaataatagactttaacaataaaagaaaattaaaaacatgccaaactaattcaaattgatgacttcatcataaaacaaaaatacaaattaagaGCCTTAGTccgaaacttaaatgacccataaTCTAAGATAGTGAGCCTAAATAGACCCTAATTatcatcagaatagaagtcctcaatattGTCCTCAGAACGATATTGGCGGTCTCTTAACACACATCTTTTTTCAAgagatgttagttctctaccggttgatgatgcttgttcttcagccaactttagcatgtaaaatctacaacatcTTGTCAGCAttctattattttcttttctaatcctttgtacggcaagctcgcaagtttctAGACTTACTTGAGGCATGATTATTAAGTATCTTGTTGGGATTGAAGCGATGAGATTTTTCAAGTTgcgaacaagacgttctgattcgaAAATTCTATGTGACCATTCTCAGTGTtaaccgcaataatattctcgcggatctgaatatttcacactgcagaaatcatcattacgctctataagaaggtggggatttagctcgtctagtttgaaatcactggTATCACTCGAAAAattgctatgatttgaactctcatcatcactgctatttggttcttttggaaggagtaaagaccaagctgagtttctactaccaagctgagtttctactactcgacattgaatacgttgtagtctaataacaaaaaaaaggctacttatatagttgcaaacacCCAAGTACCCTCGGGGAGGGGGAggggtctttatgaccctacctacttaccttattataagaaaaatattaatcttcatcggacatttcacagtccgaatcccacttggatctaaattttgtgctaccatgtataccatattctaccctatggtaacgtatttgcatcccattgttctcttcgcgaaaacgattaagagcaaaattaaactcttaTGGAGTtccacgaggcattgacatagcacatttttttgggcgtttaaccCCTACTGAAGCTAACTTTTGCCCAGTGCTTCAGgctccctaacacgccaattccactcctctctcattgttttattgtattcttgaCTGAATCTtttgttagggttatttgagtaatgaaaatcatcatcatctagttcccatgtcctacccattgcttcaaatatgtttgctggggtaaaacatgtaatagaatcAAGATTACCAAATTGGGTGTAGAATGTCATGATAACTCGTTTTAAAGTGAATACTAGTTATTTGTCAATCATGTTATACtccatctgtttcaatttatgtgaacctatttcctcaTTAATCCGTGCTAaaaagaatgacctctttctatatttagaaacaatttatctttatgcaatgatttataaccacacaaaatatatgtgactcatttaataccacaagtttaaaagtcttctctactttcttaaactccgtgtccagtcaaatgggttcacataaattgaaacggatggagtatatagtactgcattttttgaccgtttatttgaatttaattcatattacgtaacatttcaatgcgcaatataacatgatttgacaacacatcatgcatgccaatttcagcttttttatgacacccatgcttgatttgacaacacatcatgcatgccaatttcagattttttatgacacataaaggaccgatttgCCAATACAATGCCgcattttttgaccgtttatttgaatttaattcatattacgcaacatttcaatgcgcaatataacatgatttgacaacacatcatgcatgccaatttcagcttttttatgacacccatgcttgatttgacaacacatcatgcatgccaatttcagattttttatgacacataaaggaccgatttgacaatacaatgctgtaTTTTTTGActgtttatttgaatttaattcatattatgcaacatttcaatgcgcaatataacatgatttgacaacacatcatccatgccaatttcagctttttcaTGACACCCATGCTTAATTTGataacacatcatgcatgctaatttcagtttttttatgacacataaagaaccgatttgacaatacaatgctgcattttttgaagaaaatagtGACTATTGCGCAACATTTCAATGCGCAATAGGGGTCAATATGAATCTATTTAAGAAGAATGTTGGACGAGATAAAAACTCATCcatccatttcataagtttaagtctcttaagtcattcaaaaaaacctctcttaagtcattcaaaaaaaaaaaattaaacttccTACATAAAATGGCTCAAGATATTCCACCAGTTAAGGTTTCAATACATTGAGATGGTATTATCCTTGACAACAATAATACAGTTCGTTACAATAAAAGACCAAAAGTTCATGTTAAATGTCCACTTGAAATGTCTTATGAATCACTAGTCACttacatatatgaaaaaatgaagGTTAGTCCAGATGAGTATGAAATCTCTATAACGAAAGTGCCTATCCATAACTGGGTTCCCATGGTATAGTGCTTTATGGTAGGCATtatatcaatgatgatgattctttgAGGGATTATTTGAATGCACCAGAAGAATTAAAACATTCGGTCGTCCTTAATGTTtttgagatgtatgttgaaaagatatCCCGAGATGTCCCGCAAGAACAGCCCAGTCAATTTAACACGTATGGAGATATTAGTTCTTACGAGGACATTTTGAATGGCCAGGTGCCGCTGGAAAATCTTAcccaacaatttaatcaaacttggtaaatatgcattcttatattattattttatgcagtagcacgtgtttattgtatatattggtaaataaccatttttaaatctttgtagGGGTTATAGACCTAATACGAGTGATATAGGGCAATCATCTCAGTTTAGTGGAGCAGCACATTATTATCAAAACACTCAGTTCAGTGGAGctaattattataataattctcGGGCCGGTGCGGTGATTATTATCAAAACTACGCGTGGTACCAACGTGGATGTTGGGCGATCCTCCGAGTTTGGTGGCATTGATCATTCCGGACACCATGTTCATTCTCAATATGTGTGTTCatcacctatatatatatatatatatatatatatatatatatatatatatatatatatatatatatttgaatttggaatttaacatATGCTTTTTATCGTGTAGGaggaggcctttcttagatgaCGCTGATTGTCCAAGTTATGTGGATACATCAGAGAGTAATGGCGATGGACCAGCTAATAATGCagaggtaaccgatgatgaagatagTGAAGGGGATAAAGAAGATACACATTTTAGTCCTCAGAACCAACCAGAACCAACTCACCACCACGTACCACCTCCGATGACGGAAAACCCAATTCCTTACAGCCCAATGCAGTGGTATTCTGACTATATTCCATATCTTGATAGTCTACAAGGTCGTGaggatgcatttgtcttcacacGAGATGATGATATAAGTCGCCAAAAAACGTGGATTGAACCAAAAAATCTCATGACTGATGAATGCGTCCTTGCAAAGGGAATGATGTTCACATCAAAAAAGGCATTGCAACGGGCTGTCAGAATGTATTGTATAAAGGAtatgagggagtttaaggttgatgaCTCAACCAAATCAGTATGGAGGCTGGTTTGTACGCGAAAGACTCAAGGCTGTCAGTGGTTGCTTCGGGGAATTGTTAAGCCTGATGGTCTGTGGGAGATCACAAAATTCCATccaaagcacacttgtgatatgagACAAAATCGAGCggatcattttaatttagatataaacatgattgctcATGTGTTACTTAAAGACATTAAGGAAACTCTAAGGTAAATTATCTGACCTAGTATATTATATATCTTATagcaattaaaatatcattgcTAAATGTTATTTGTTTAAACTTATGCAGGACGCCCCTCAAAACTTGTATTAGCACGGTCCACTCTAAATAtggtaaaatcataagcaagagaaagggatttctcgggCGTAGACGTGCTTTTGAGATGATCTTTGGAACTTGGGAATCCTTTTTTCGGGCGTTGCCGGGGTATGTGGCGGCTCTACAACATGCTAATCCTGGCACTGTTGTACAGCGGCAGCTTTTAGAGGGCAGAATTTTCGATTTTGtcttttgggcattcaaaccaagtgttgatggttttgctcactgTCGGAATGTGATATCGATAGATGGGACGTATGTATATGGCCGATATGACATTAAGCTCCTAATTGCAATAGgtatggatgccaatgggtcaatattccctcttgctttcgcaattgccaCCAACGAGAGCAATGAGACATGGGGGATGTTCTTGACTCATCTaaaaactcatgttattaagggtcGTCAGGGCATATATGTCCTATCGaatcgtcataaaggcatattgcacaatatgtgtCTTGCTATGTGGAAGGGTGGCAGCCTCCATATGCTTACCATcgatattgtttaaggcacttaAAGGCTAATTTGCAAACAAAGTTTGGAAATGGCATTGTAAATAAATTGATGTGAGGGGCTGCGGTGCAgcatcaacaaagaaaatgggctgcaaAAATAGAGCTGCTAAGGGAAGTAAGTGAAGAGGCATATGCttggttgatgaaattagaaGTTTAAAAATGAACGCTTTATGCTGATGGAGGAAGgagatggggcatgctcacaGCGAACAACTCGGAGTCTTTCAATGAAATCCTCAAATCTGCTCAAGGACTACCTATCACCGCAATGGTAAGACTAACTTTCAAGCAGGCCGTGAAGCGATTTGCGGATAGGACAAGGCAGGCCAGAGCCATATTAGCCAAGGACGcaacatggatgccaaagccctacAAAAAGATGAAGCACCATAGGAAAGAGGTAGAGGGTCAccaccaaatgaccgagtatgatGTCGTTGAACGagtgtatgaagttagaacgggTTATTACGACGGTAAAGGAGTAAACAAACATATCGTTACTGAGCGTACAAAatcatgcacttgtggtaagtggcaaacatactacatgccatgttctcatgcaGTCAAGTGCTTTCAGAGAATGGCCAGAAATGTAACTGATTATGTGACGGAGGAATATAAGGTTGTAAACTACCTTTGAGCATATTCCGGCCACTTCCATCCCCTTGGTAATCAAGCTTATTGGTCAACCGCGTTGTTTTGTATAGTTGCGAACAAGAATCATATCcgtaaattgggaaaaaataCGCTAACCCAttatcacaatcaaatggatgttagcgaAAAGACTTACTCTCGTAAGTGCTCGATATGTAAGCAATTTGGGCATGATAAGCGTTCATGTGGGCAAAACTCCCGTGGTGGCAGCACATCTGGAAGTAGAAGAGTGTctagaacttgatttttttttaagtctattgtaatttaatgatgtatttcgttgctaatggaatgaaatatttttcaattattatgaacctctcgtattgaatgacttatttttaaatattatatttatttttgcacattcaaAAGGTGTGGATTACACAATACagtaacaaaataaaaaagacataaaagaaaaaaaaaacaacctaATATAACAAGTTTTtaaacttacttcggagcactttacaacccctaaaatgacgatccaaatgtatatgtatacttgatgtaatgagccgatattattatacactaaaaaaatattaagttccatataaaatatttatatttcagtgttttgaaacgtgactaatcttcggtcaaagtacggaaaaaggcttaattttgagtttgatttccaaagaaaaGGTTGGGGTTGGGAGGAAACTAGTTTCAcgattctgtgcgtgaagcctactttggttttttttttttttttttaacgggttagtttggttccaacttttttttttttttttttgttttgttttgttccGGACTCCATTTTTAGTGACATAAAAAGGTCcttaaagtttttaaaatttaccaaaatgtgTAAGCATGCACAAAGTTATAAAAACTTCAATTTAGGGTTAAATTAATGCAATTTCGATGGtacttaccaaaaaaaattagtattcTCCCTTGTATAGACGCCAGCAGTACTAATATCAAAGCTTAGCGCAAATGAGGAGTAATAAAAACGTGGGATTTTTAACCCATTATGTATCCATCTTTTAAGGAAAGAAGTTTAATTTTAGAATTGGCGCTACTTGAAGCTCCTCCACTGATTCATTCTGAGCACAATAGATAAGATAAGGCCTCTCCTCTCCCACCGCCGTTGCAACATTCATCATTCTCTAATGCTATCTCTACAAACTCTACACTCCACCGTCCCTTCTCCACCATGCCTTCTCTTCCCCCACCCCACGCGCCACCGCCATTGCCTCCACTTCCGCACTCGCCGACACGTGTACTCCCGCCGGCACAACAACAACCTCCTAATAAACAACCTAAACCGACCCGATCAAACTGCTCCTAGAACACTTTTCCCTGGTGGATATAAACGACCAGAAATCAAAGTACCGAGTTTAGTACTAAGCCTTAGCTGTGAAGATGTATTGAGAGATGATAAAACTGTAGTTGATGAGATAGATAAGGCGGTTTCGGGTTCGGGTCGGGTTGATGTTGTGGTGCTAAGTGGTGGTGGAGCCAGTAGTGGGAAGTTGTATGAGGCTGCGTGTTTGTTGAAGGATGTGATTAAAGGTAGAGCTTATTTGTTGATTGATGGACGTGTTGATATTGCTGCTGCTGTTAGTGCTAGTGGTGTTTTGCTCTCTGATCAAGGTTTGTGCTCTGTGACACTCTACTTACTCTTTTGTACTCCCTCTGTCGGTCCCACTTTATGTGATACAATTCGAATTTCGAGAGGGAAGCAAGAAAATCTTTGACCGCCAtttattgtgacttatattgTAATTCTTATgttgtttctaaatatgtaaattatttttcaaaaaacttaaatattgtatgtgtatcacataaattgggacagagggagtattgtGTATTTCACCTTACACGGTGAGTTTGTGCTATGATGTTCTGTCCTTATAATTCGAGATAAATATTACTccatctgtcccaatttatgtgatacagttcTGATTTCGAAAGTCAAACGAGAAAAAATTGACCGCGATTTATTTGTGtgccctttaaatattttaaattgttaattattgtgacttatagtactttttatgtggTTTCtacatatgtaaattatttttcaaaaaacttaaagatcgTAGTTCTGTATTCACggtcaaaataaagaagtttgactctcgaaatccaaactatatcacataaattggggcaAAGGGAGTAATGAAAACTACCTGACCATACTAAATAGATGATGGCCTTAATTTATCACCATTAAAAACGAATcctgctagtttgggattgaggagtaggtgattgattgattgatacCTAAAGGCTTTTATGTTGTTATCTTTTGTTACATAAAGTTGTAAACTTGAATAAAGAAGACACGAGCTGGATGGCCGAATTACTGCTCTAAAGTGATTGTCTAATATCACTAATATTCAAGTAACGTTTTActtgcaaaaagaaaaagttacgAGAACTAGTTGCAGTAGAATTATTCATGATGGGACATTGAATGAACCTGGTTCCAACATATTAGACTAGCAATGGGATATTATTAACTTGTAACACGTTGATTATTACATACTTGTTGAAAGAAATGTTGATTATTAGTGTCCACAGTGGTTCAACCTTGAAACTAAATGTGTCTGAATAATAGTTCAAACTTCGTGAACAATGGTGGCAATTCCTAACCAAGTTGCAGTTGGCCATCACGAGCGCTCGGTTTTAGGTTCATGCAGTTCGCTTCGCTTGAATGCAAATGTTAACAAGATCTGTAATTGATCTTCTAGATGCATGATCTGCTGTCTAAATTAAGTAGCTCATAGCTGCCTGCATTAATAATTGCTTGTGGATAACCTATCTCCTTTCTAACAGATCTTCCTGCTATCGTGGCCAGAAACACAATGATGGATTCAAAATCTGAAGAGTTAGTAGTTCTTCCTTTGGTAGCAAGAATTGTACAAACACCTACTGCTGCTGTGGATGCCTCGAACTCTGAAGGAGCTGATTTTCTTATATATGAAGTTGGTGGCAATAGCGAACCTGAGGAGCTGGTGAGCTCTGTGTTTCAGAATGTGAAAATTCCTGTTTTTGTCATGATTGGTTCACTTGGGGATCAGAAGTTGTTCAACGAAGCATCAAATTTACTTGAATCAGGGGCTAGTGGAATAGTTATTTCGATGGAAGATTTGAGGTCTGTGGGTGATGATGATTTTGGCAGACTGTTTTTCAGTGCATatgctttgaagaagaaaacaGAGGAAAAATCTCAAAGTAACAGTCAGCTTAAAGTTTCGGACTTGGGGAATGGCTTTCCTGGTAGGAAGGGGGTGGCTGGCTTTATAGACTTGCGAGATAGAGAAGAACAGTTGCTGGGAAAAGAGAAACTGGTTTTGCGCGAGACCATAAATGCTATTGAGAAAGCTGCTCCAATGGTGATCTTGTTTTGTCAAAATTTAGCTGCTCAATTGTGGTACAGATGATAATTCTTCTGTCAGCGGTTTGCTTGTTTAGACTAACCTGGGCTACTACTGAAATGGCAGATGGAAGAGATCTCACTTCTCAAAGATGCTGTTTCTCAACTCGATGAACCATTTTTACTGGTTATAGTGGTAATTGAGCGCTGAACTTCAGCAAATTCTGGTTCCAGGATATGCATGGGTATTAGCTCTGAATTTCAAATGAGTATTTCCTTCTCTGGTCCAATCTAAATTTTAAGCAATGCATAAAACTAAAATCTTATAGACCTGAAGATGCTGTTTATGCATGTTTCTTTGTTATTTCTTTGGCCtacaatttttccttttttgaattCTGGCATTTGTGACCTTTTCTCTCTGTCTCTTTCTCTCTATCTCTTCCACCATATTACTGTGTTTTCAAGACCGCATATAATAGCACATTCAGCataatcattattattactacttcaTCCTCTTTGTTTTGATTTCTGAATGTAATTTGCTGATAAACTAGGGAGAATTCAATTCTGGAAAATCTACTTTCATCAATGCTCTTCTTGGGAAAAAGTACTTGAAAGATGGGGTTGTTCCTACAACCAATGAGATCACCTTTTTGCGCTATTCGGATGTTGATGACTCGCAGCATTGTGAAAGGCATCCAGATGGTCAATATGTTTGCTACTTGCCAGCTTCAGTTCTTAAAGAAGTGAGTTGTCTTGTCTGAAAGTTACTATGGCTTCCAATTTTATATTTCATCAATGACTTTAAGTAGAAATCTAGTTCAAGTGAGCAAGTAAATACGTCGATGCTAGTTTTACATATCGCGGGGCACTTCATTTGACTTACCAT
This portion of the Lycium ferocissimum isolate CSIRO_LF1 chromosome 1, AGI_CSIRO_Lferr_CH_V1, whole genome shotgun sequence genome encodes:
- the LOC132052150 gene encoding probable transmembrane GTPase FZO-like, chloroplastic isoform X2; this encodes MLSLQTLHSTVPSPPCLLFPHPTRHRHCLHFRTRRHVYSRRHNNNLLINNLNRPDQTAPRTLFPGGYKRPEIKVPSLVLSLSCEDVLRDDKTVVDEIDKAVSGSGRVDVVVLSGGGASSGKLYEAACLLKDVIKGRAYLLIDGRVDIAAAVSASGVLLSDQDLPAIVARNTMMDSKSEELVVLPLVARIVQTPTAAVDASNSEGADFLIYEVGGNSEPEELVSSVFQNVKIPVFVMIGSLGDQKLFNEASNLLESGASGIVISMEDLRSVGDDDFGRLFFSAYALKKKTEEKSQSNSQLKVSDLGNGFPGRKGVAGFIDLRDREEQLLGKEKLVLRETINAIEKAAPMMEEISLLKDAVSQLDEPFLLVIVGEFNSGKSTFINALLGKKYLKDGVVPTTNEITFLRYSDVDDSQHCERHPDGQYVCYLPASVLKEMIIVDTPGTNVILQRQQRLTEEFVPRADLLLFVMSADRPLTESEVSFLRYTQQWSKKVVFVLNKSDIYQNKGELEEAIAFIKENTRKLLNTESITLYPVSARLALESKLSTFDGALSQINGSSNNDSHWKTKSFYELEKYLSSFLDSSTSTGIERMKLKLETPIAIAEQLLSACQGLVRLECQQAKQDLLFIEDLVNSVEQCTKKLEVDSILWNRQVLSLINSAQARVVRLVESTLQLSNVDLVASYVFRGEKSTQMPATISVQNDVLGPAVFEGQNLLGEYTKWLQSKRDQEVQFYKQSFEKRWTPLVNPSDQIELGTTGVLERKSEVSIRVIEDFSAAAASKLFERDIREVVRLSANAN